CtcgcaaacaaaaaaatttagtttattcACTAAGGCGTTTCTTCAAACATTTGGTGAGTTTGTTGTCGTCAACCAAACAATGTTGTGCACATGTCAACAGATATCGACATATGTCGAAGCAATATGATAAGTGATATTGAGAGAATTTGTTAATTACTGTCGACGCAACCTGTTGAGATATGCCTAACAGATATTACATCAAACACTTGacaagcacaaaaaaaaaaaaatggataccAAACATTCGAATGGTCCTTAGAATACCTTCACATGTATATTTCTGGACTCTAGGCGATCTTGATACTATTTTGGTCTCAATGTACATCCGCTGCTGATTAAAGGTGTGAAATGGATTGGGTTGTTCCGTTTGACACCTCTAAGCATGAGTGTATGAAAATCGCAGGGGTTTGATGTGAAATGGTCTGGGCCATTCCGTCGGACACCATCAAGCAAGCTGAGGCAAAACACTTTTTCCATTGTCGCAGGGGTTTGGTGTGAGGACTCATGACTCCCTAGTACCGACTTAATAACGGAGAAAGCCTTAGAAATTGTATGTTGATCATTTTTGTATAGCCGCCATTTGGAAATGCAATGCAaagctttattttcttttcttgcagaTAAAGATGGTGAAACAATAGTAGTACATTACAGCgcacttagaccatctccaaccattaGGATAAAGCCTAAAAATTTAAGCCAGAAAATTATAAGCCATAAGCCAGCTGCTTATCTTTCAACCCTTgtggcttaaaattttagcccaagattattaaataatgattttagcataattttttgtttttggtaactttttttgaaaataaaagttATGAAGATTATcctaatttgttttatgaatattttaatctaaaaatatttaaattccgataagtaattaaaaatcatacaaacacataggtatttataattttttaagttaaattgatttaaataaattttcttaaattattttagacgtTAGATTTAGTTTTGGGCCGTCAAatcttttttttactattaaatTTGATCTCATTTTATCATAGCCGCTAGAttataagtgaaaaaaaaaaatatttgaaatatgACAGTTTGGTGGGTCCAGAATAATTTAAGTCATGCTTAAATCCTAAGGAAAATCTAGCCCAGAGATACATTTTCTCTTCTTGACATTTTTTAGCCCATGGTTGAAGATGGTTTGGGAGGGATTTTAAAGCTTATAATTTAATCTTTATCTCATGAGTTGAAGATCATCTTAGAGGTGTCAAATGGGATGGCCTAGACCATCCCGCTCATTTAAAGTCGGCTCATGTGCTTAATAAATGGAACGGACCAACTCAACTCATTTTTATAtaacattaaagagaaattctatttaaaattttttaaaactaaatatCACAAATATTAAATAGGTAATATTGttttaaaagagaaaaattgTTAACCCAAGGATGTTGCAGTGCATTAGGACCAAGATATATAAATCTTTAGTAATCGCGTTTGATTGATAGAGAAAAGACATGTGAACCAGAAATCAGGTCTTCCACGATATTAACCTGAAATCCAAGATTGGTTCTTTAAATATTAGAATCAAAATCAAACAATGAACCATAAAATTTGATCGAATACGGagaatttaattattcaatgtATTATATGGGTCTCATTAATTTAATTACATATATAAAACAAGGAGGGAAGAAGGTAACgcctttcctttaaattttttttttgaacaaatgatattatgtaCACTAAAGAGAAGAGGacgggctaagcctcacaatgagctagtaataatgtggttcaaattcggttttggcaaaaatcgaacctaagatttTCACTTACAATTGAAGCGGAACaccattagaccgtagtactaagtggcttcctttaatttttccaaaaccCCTACATTACCCGTGCtttacaaaaaaagaaaactaacgaaaagttctcaaaaactttagttttaatgaaaaatgacaaataaaggtgtaagtgaatagtatcggGAAAGgtaaaagtgtggtttttttgttaaaaataaatagtaccgggAGTGTTTAGTTAAAACTCTCAGAGAAGGAAAAGTGTGACGTTACAATAGGGAGGAAGGAAATCAAGGAAGCCCTTGTGGGTTTTCATTATTGTATGGTGGCGAAAGTGTTGACAGGCAAGGAAGTTAATAGGCTTCATTGATAGATTCACTTCCttgtggagagggagagattgTGTATCGGAGAACGAAGAATATTCCTGGCTAGGTTTATCAGTCAAAAAGATATGTTCAGGGTTATTGATGCGGAACAACCATTGACGTTTAAGGAGGCCCTAGTTATGGTGGCACACATGGCCAAGAAAGGCTACAATTGTTGGGAGCCCCTAAGTCTGGGGACGCTATGGGTACAGATTCATAACATGCCCCCGCTAAGTATGACGGAGTCTGTGGCGTTATCAACAATAAGGGTAGTATTGGAAAAGATAAAACTTAGCTAGAACTTTATGTTATTCTAGTTAGTTGAGTAGTTCtttcataaatatatatataagcatcaAGTGTAATCTTATTGAAAAAGTGAAATACAATCACATTTATGTTTTTTACTTCTCTATCTACATTTTCTTTCTTCactaaatctctctctctagattctaTCATGGTTTCATCACCATCTGTCTACCGACTCTCCCGATCCTAACCGCTTCTGCACCGCCTCTTTGCACAAACCCTAACCGCCATTGCAGACTCTTCATCTTCATGGCAGACTCTTCATCTCCTTCCcctgacattgtttctacgatCAATTCCTCTGTTGTTTCCCCACCTTCCTCCATTACGATTCAGAACATTGGGTCTATGGTGCCAATCAAACTCACCACCACTAATTACCTTACCTGTAGCGCTCTCTTTGCTCCGATATTCTGACGGTACAATCTCACCTGCATAATTGATGGATCTCAGGTGGCTTCGCCCAAATATTTGTGTGATTCTTCTGGAAATCTTACCTCAACTCTGAATTCGGCGTTCGTCGCTTGGTATGAAAATGATCAGAATATCCTGATTTGGACAAATTCAACTCTCTCCGATTCTTTGATTCCTTATACTGTTAGTGTGGCTTCGTCTCGTGAACTTTAGGCTAAACTCGAATCAAAACTTGCGACAACGTCACATTCTCACATCCATGAACTCTGATCTTGGCTTCATTCTATAACCACCAAAGGTGATGCCTCTGCAGCTTCTTATCTTCAGCGAATTGAAGAAATTGTTGATGCTTTAGCTAGCGCCGGAGCTCCGATTGATGATTTTGAGTTGATCTCTGTGATTCTTCACGGACTGCCTCCTGAGTTTGATTCTTTTGTTGATACGATTCAGTTTCGCATTGGATCCACAACTATTGATGAACTTCATGGACTTTTACTGAGCAAAGAAATCCAGATTGAAAATCGCAAGAAATCCACCTCTGCACCAATTTAGGCTTCCACACTTCCACTGGAATTCTCCCTTTACCTTTTGAACCGCCAATGTCTCAGGCCTACGTTGCTCAACACTTATCAAATTCCACCTCTCTTTCAGGTCATGGTTCTGATCCCAGCTTCTCAAACCTTAGAAACTCTCAGAATCGAGGCAATTTCAAAAACAACAATCAGCGAACCGATTTCAATCGCTCCAATAATCAAAAGTATAATCACAATAGTAGTTCTCGATTCAATAATTCAGGCTATGCTAATTCTGGGAGAAGAATTACTTgtcaaatctgcaagaaattTGATCATGAAGCTATTGAATGCCCTCAGCAGCTGAATCCTACTTTTAGCGCCTCCTCTCCATCTGCATTTTGTGTTAATACTTCTACTCCTCAGCACTCATGGTTGCTTGATTCTGTTACATCCTCACACATGACCAACTCCTATACGAAGCTGCAAAATCCGGAATCCTACACTGGACATGAGCAAGTATACATTGGAGATGGTAAATGTTTGCCTATACTTCATCTCGGTTCCTCGAGTGTATCTACTTCTTCTCACTGTTTTAATCTCAagaatgttttacatgttcctgATCTCAAGCAAGATTTGTTATCTGCAAACAAATTCATTCTTGATAACCAATGCTCAATACATCTATATCCTTTTCACTTTACTGTGAAGGATCTTTCTATGGAGAAGGTGCTTTTTAAAGGACCTGTGCAAGAAGACTTTTATCCATTTCAAACTTCCAATGCTGCCAATCAACATGTGTTTGTAGCTTCATCTAAAGCACCTCAGGATATATAGCATCAAAGGCTTAGTCATCCATCTTATGGAATACTAAACAAAGTTGCATCTCACTTTGGTATTTCATTTTCTATTGGTATAAATAAATCTCTGTGTTCCAACTGTGCAATGGGCAAATGTTCAAAATTGCCATTCAATTATGTTTCTTGTTCTACAAGTAGACCTCTAGAGCTTATACACACAGACATATGGGGACCTTCACCAACTGTATCTGTACAAGGTTTTCGATATTACATcatctttgttgatgattatacAAAGTATTGTTGGTTATTTCCGCTTACATATAAATCTGAAGCTTCCTTGGTCTTTACTCATTTTAAGTCTATGGTTGAGAACTTGTTGTGCATTAAAATTGTTACTCTAAGATCAGATTCTGGTGGAGAGTTTCTAAGTACTTAGTTTTCCAAGTTATTAAGGAATAATGGCATTATTCACCAACTAAGCTGTCCCCATACTCTAGAACAAAACGGCTATGCTGAAAGAAAACACGTTCATCTGGTTGAAACAACAAGAACTTTTCTTGCAGCCTCTAAAGTTCCCCATGAATTTTGGGTTGATGCTTTTGCCACATCAATATATCTCATCAATAGACTTCCCATTGCATTACATTGTTCTCCATGAGAATCTCTTTTTCATAAACCACCAGAGTATACCTCTCTTAAGAGATTTGGTTGCAAATGTTTTCCTTGGCTCAAACCCTATGTCAGTTCCAAACTTGAACCCAAAAGTCAACCTTGTATCTTCTTGGGATATAGTTTACAACACAAAAGGTATACATGCAATGATTTTGTCACTCAAAAGGTCTATATTTTTAGGCATGTCCTTTTTGATGAAACTCAGTTCCCTTTTCATCACATCTCAAGTTCTTCAAATCTGCCCATGTCTCAACCTTCTCATTTCAATCCTATACCTACATCATTAACCTTCTCTACAACCCCTGCAGTATCTACCATATCCCCTTCTTCATCTACCCTACTTTCTTCATTCTCTCCAACCCCTAACCCTCTCACTCCTCAACATTCTATTAGTCACACTTCATTCTCCCAATTCAACCAACCAACCAATATTCACCCTATGCAAACCAAGTCAAAATCTGGAATTGTAAAGTCTAAAGCTTATACGGCAACTAAACATCCACTTCCACCTCACCTATCTCAAGACTATCTTCCAACTACCTATTTTCAAGCCTCTAAATATCCGCACTGGAGACAAGCCATGCAGGAAGAATTCAATGCATTGTGTAGCATTGGTACTTGGTCTCTAGTACCACCACATCCTTCTTAAAATCTGGTAGGATGCAAATGGGTTTTCAAAATCAAGTGGAAACCATATGGGACAATTAACAGGTACAAAGCACGGTTAGTTGCAAAAGGGTTTCACCAGGAACAAGGCCTCGACTACACTGAGACATTCAGTCCCGTGGCTAAACCTGTAACCATCAGATTGCTTCTTACACTGGCAGCTCAATTCAACTAGTTCCTCCATCAATTGGATGTAAGTAATGCCTTTTTACATGGCAACTTATCAGAATCTGTATTCATGATTCAACCTCCGAGTTTTGAAGTCTCTACTCAACCTCACCATGTTTGTCAACTGCATAAGTCCTTGTATGGTCTTAAACAAGCCCCCCAGGCTTGGTATGAGCAGTTATACACTGCATTGTCTTCTCTGGGATTCACTGGTTCCAAAAATGACCATTCactttttgttaaaaaaggtCAAACTTTAGTCTTCATTgtagtatatgttgatgatatactaGTGACTGGTCCAAATTCTCAAGCCTGCAAGGATACTATCTCTCAACTCAGCAATCTATTTCCTATCAAAGATTTGAGACCTCTTCATTACTTTCTGGGCATTGAGGTTAAACACTCATCATCGGGGATTTTTATTTCTCAGACAAAGTACATCCTTGATTTACTTAAGAAGTCAAATATGATTGGTGCTAAACCATGTGAAACTCCATTTAGCACTTCGTCTTTGGATCATGATTCCCCATTGTTGTCAGATCCTATTGAGTATAGATCATTGGTTGGTGGGTTACAATATCTTACTTGGTCTCGACTGGATCTCTTTTTTGCAGTAAACTTAgtttgtcagtttatgcatcAACCTCAAGAATCTCATCTACAAGTAGTGAAACGAATTTTGAGATATCTCAAAGGCACTCTAGAGCTTGGTTTTTGGTTTCCCAAAGTCTCCACTTCTCTCAGTATCAATGCCTTctttgatgcagattgggcaggctGTCACATAGATAAGAGATCTACATGtggtttttgtatatttttgggCAGTTCACAGTTTACTCATCAGTTGGAGTGCCAAGAAAAAACCTACAGTAGCACGATCTTCTATTGAAGCTGAATACCGGTCTTTGGCAAACACTGCAGCTGACATTACATGGATCTGCAAGCTCTTGGTTGATTTTGGTTTGCAACTTCCATGTCCTCCCAAAATCTGGTGTGACAACATCTCAGCTTTATCATTAGCCAATAATCCTATTTTTCATGCCCGGACAAAGCATGTGGAAATTAACTACCACTACATCCGTGAAAAAGTTCTTTCCAAAGCTGTTTATGTCCATTTCATTAATACTCAAGCTCAAATTGCTGATATCTGCACTAAGTCTCTTTCAAAGACTTGATTCCATCTTCTTCGAGACAAACTTTCACTTCACACACCTCAGTTTAGTTTGAGGGGGGATAATAAGGGTAGTATTGCAAAAGATAAAACTTAGCTAGAACTTTTTGTTATTCTAGTTAGTTGAGTAGTTCTTTCATAAATGTATATATAAGCATCAAGTGTAATCTTATTGAAAAAGTGAAATACAAtcacatttatattttttacttctctctctacattttctttcttcatagaatttctctctctagattctaTCAATCAATAGGTGGAATGATGGGTACAATTATTAAGGTTGATAAGTCTATTAGTagaattttttttggaaaattccTCAGAGTGAGGATTCGTTTCAATGTACGAGAGCCCTTTATGCGTGGAACTTTTGCTAATTTAACTAACGACAGGGTGATCTGGTCGGATTTTAAATACAAATGTCTACCAAGATATTGCCTCATTTGTGGTTTACTAGGGCATGTAACGAGAGTATGCAAAGAAAAAATGTTGGGGGAAAGATGGATGGATGAGAATGAAGACAACAAGTTGAAGGAACTACTTGCTATCAAAGGCCTTGAGCTGATGTTGATCTACTTGGGAACCCACTATCATCTGGGTCCCAAATTCGACGGCAGTAATCTCTGAGAAGAAGGATGGAGCCATAGGTATTGCAAAAGGTCtagagaaaaaaatgagaagGGATCAATGGAAGATGTAGAGATCAAATAGTTCTGATTGGAGAAAGTACGATGAAGGAAAGGAGtgggatgaagaaatttatagTATAGTAAACTCTCTCCGGTGAAGATACGAACACATTGATACTGCGAGATCCCCTTACAAAGTGAAGAAAATTGCACATGAGAAGTACATAGATAAGGAAGCCTTAATGGCAAAACTGAACAAACAGAAAGAAGATGAGGAAGAAGCAAGGCGTGCGAGGGAAGTTTCCTTTGACACGGGCTTCATTGACCCTGGGGGAACCATAGCCCCTGAAGCGAAAAATGTCATGCTTAAACAACATGAGGAAGTGATGGAGCTTGGTAGAGAAATTCGAGTCTAAAAAAAGAATGGCTTGGAAATATATTTAAACATTATAGTACAAGAGGTTGATGATAATACGTGTTTTCGTAAGCAGATAATGAATGATAATGTGATGACACAACACTCAAATCCATTTGAATTCGAGTTGATTATAGCAACAGTTGAAGAGAAGAGAAAATTGAGGAAAGAACACACATGGAAACAGGGTGGAAGGAGAATGTTAAAAGGGGATGCAAGCGAATTCCCCATTCCAGAAACTTGTCTTTATTTGAAGTGCTGGAGGAGACCAGCCCAGAGAAGACTCCGCGGTTGCCAAGAAACTTATATGTTGGAACTGTCAGGGTATTAGGGGACGTAAACAATCTTGGAGAATGATGGCAGTGTATGCTAGTATGGAggagaaaaaaagaaggaaagaacaGTGGTTGTTCCTCGGTAAAAGAATTTTGAGTGCAAATGACCCTTGTCTTATCATTAGAGGTTTCAATGATATTTTACAAGAACGGAAGACGGAGGTAGTAACAAAATAACTGTTAGTATGCGGGATTTTTGGGAATATACTACAAAAAATGGCCTAATTGATTTGGGCTATGAGGGCTTCCCGTTTACttgcaaaaataaaagagaTGACAAATTCATCCAACAAAGACTTGATTGTGGACTAGCAACGATGGAGTGGATCCAATTATATCCAGAAGCAAAAATTCTACATGAAGTATTAGAAGGCTTGGGTCGTGCCATGTTAATCCTGCAAATCGAACTTCTGCtaccaaaaggaaaaagaaggttCTTGTACTATGGACATCGGAGGAAGAGTACAAAGGGTAAGAGTATCGTCGGTGACACATAGAAGAAAAGCTTTGAAGGATCGTAtgc
This window of the Malus domestica chromosome 03, GDT2T_hap1 genome carries:
- the LOC139194721 gene encoding uncharacterized protein, which translates into the protein MADSSSPSPDIVSTINSSVVSPPSSITIQNIGSMVASPKYLCDSSGNLTSTLNSAFVAWYENDQNILIWTNSTLSDSLIPYTRIEEIVDALASAGAPIDDFELISVILHGLPPEFDSFVDTIQFRIGSTTIDELHGLLLSKEIQIENRKKSTSAPI